One window of the Archaeoglobus sulfaticallidus PM70-1 genome contains the following:
- a CDS encoding 2-hydroxyacyl-CoA dehydratase subunit D, translating into MKKVGYFCTFTPKEIIRAANLMPVRVLANNTAVSTANAHIQSYCCSQVKVSLERMLRGEFDFHGVVFTRSCDSLMRLADIWEKNSDMKVYSIEFPTKIDGRAKEFLKREFYDFKDEIGKWGEEITEESLMDAIEEYLELERVLSEVFRTKPDYDLVLKAETEDPGKVIEEAKKRLESEGDDRKRVLVTGSVCPFPEIFAMFEDVGFAVEDDLCTGRRFFDFGAKVELRGNGMDDLIDFLASKYLEKAPCPTKSYEGDRRFKYLLERCRDVDAVVFLLLKFCEPHFFDYPQLKEKIEEMGKKTLLLEIEFPFSVEQLRTRVEAFYEMLE; encoded by the coding sequence ATGAAAAAAGTTGGTTATTTCTGCACCTTCACACCGAAGGAGATTATCAGGGCTGCAAACCTGATGCCTGTAAGGGTTCTTGCGAACAACACCGCTGTTAGCACAGCTAATGCACACATCCAGAGCTACTGCTGCTCTCAGGTGAAGGTCTCCCTTGAGAGAATGCTCAGAGGTGAGTTTGACTTCCATGGGGTTGTCTTCACGAGGAGCTGTGACTCACTGATGAGGCTGGCCGACATCTGGGAGAAAAATTCAGACATGAAAGTTTATAGCATCGAATTCCCAACGAAGATTGATGGCAGAGCCAAGGAGTTCCTGAAGAGAGAGTTTTACGATTTTAAGGATGAAATCGGGAAGTGGGGAGAGGAAATAACAGAAGAGTCTCTGATGGATGCAATAGAGGAGTATCTTGAGCTTGAGAGGGTTCTTTCAGAGGTGTTCAGAACGAAGCCGGACTACGATCTCGTACTGAAGGCTGAAACCGAAGATCCCGGAAAAGTTATTGAGGAGGCGAAGAAGAGGCTTGAAAGTGAAGGAGATGACAGGAAGAGGGTGCTTGTAACCGGAAGCGTGTGTCCTTTTCCGGAGATATTTGCGATGTTTGAGGATGTCGGTTTTGCTGTCGAGGACGATCTGTGCACGGGCAGAAGATTCTTCGATTTTGGAGCCAAAGTAGAATTAAGAGGAAATGGTATGGATGATCTGATCGATTTTCTGGCGAGCAAATACCTTGAGAAAGCTCCATGTCCCACAAAAAGCTATGAAGGTGATCGGAGGTTTAAGTACCTGCTTGAAAGATGCAGAGATGTGGATGCTGTTGTATTCCTGCTTCTGAAGTTCTGCGAACCGCACTTCTTCGACTATCCACAGCTTAAAGAAAAAATTGAAGAGATGGGAAAGAAAACCCTGCTGCTTGAAATTGAGTTTCCATTCTCGGTTGAGCAGTTAAGAACGAGAGTTGAGGCTTTTTACGAGATGCTGGAGTGA
- a CDS encoding CBS domain-containing protein encodes MHFEIEEIKRKRKKLGITQKKLAELVGVSQPLIARIESGDIDPKLSLVKKIFEVLDSLEGKKVNAKSVMNPNVMYVSPNQSLRKVIEVMLEKGISQMPVFELGRVLGTITESSILEIVLEKGPEGAEEMKVKDCMESPLPTVQPDEKLEYICKMLIHNPAVLVVEKGEVRGIITKHDIMKAIRGKDYEKDILARNG; translated from the coding sequence ATGCACTTTGAAATAGAGGAAATCAAGAGAAAGAGGAAGAAGCTTGGAATAACTCAGAAAAAACTGGCTGAGCTTGTAGGAGTCAGCCAGCCGCTGATAGCGAGAATTGAGTCCGGAGATATCGATCCTAAGCTCTCTCTCGTAAAGAAGATCTTTGAAGTCCTGGATAGCCTTGAAGGCAAAAAGGTAAACGCCAAGTCCGTTATGAATCCGAATGTCATGTATGTTTCTCCAAATCAGTCTCTCAGAAAGGTTATTGAGGTAATGCTTGAGAAAGGAATATCCCAGATGCCGGTGTTCGAGTTGGGCAGGGTTCTTGGAACTATAACCGAAAGCTCAATTCTTGAAATCGTCCTTGAAAAAGGGCCTGAGGGGGCTGAGGAGATGAAGGTCAAGGACTGCATGGAATCTCCTCTTCCAACAGTTCAACCCGATGAAAAACTCGAGTACATCTGCAAAATGCTTATACACAATCCAGCCGTTCTGGTGGTCGAGAAGGGTGAGGTTAGGGGCATAATAACAAAACACGATATTATGAAAGCGATCAGGGGAAAGGATTATGAGAAAGATATTCTGGCTCGGAATGGCTGA
- a CDS encoding DUF599 domain-containing protein: protein MVDSSNFFALIVFLICFAGYHGSYLILSKKYPKKVVKTYTNIFREKGIENVIKKREPLVLVQQLRDAIYVSNLFASASLIFIGMLLNLLINLNTLAESLKITDVGLFEFKILFIAALQAISFIFFVSSLRYYRMVSLLATTPPETIREHLGIEAYKYLAHLLNRGCSFYTLGSRGILYSILLLAWFVNEWLFMAIVVLTTVLFAKYRDFVRDRKECCM, encoded by the coding sequence ATGGTCGACTCGTCAAATTTTTTCGCACTGATAGTGTTTCTGATCTGCTTCGCAGGATATCATGGCTCATACCTAATCCTATCAAAGAAATACCCGAAAAAAGTCGTTAAGACATATACAAACATTTTCAGAGAAAAGGGAATAGAAAATGTGATTAAAAAAAGAGAGCCTCTGGTTTTGGTTCAGCAGCTCAGAGATGCAATTTACGTGAGCAATCTGTTTGCTTCAGCATCGCTGATATTCATAGGTATGCTGCTGAACCTGCTCATAAACCTGAACACCCTTGCGGAAAGTCTCAAGATAACAGATGTTGGTCTTTTCGAGTTCAAGATTCTCTTCATAGCCGCACTTCAAGCTATCTCGTTCATATTCTTCGTCTCATCTCTCAGATACTACAGAATGGTGAGTCTGCTTGCCACAACTCCTCCAGAAACAATACGCGAGCATCTGGGCATTGAGGCGTACAAATACCTGGCGCACCTCCTGAACAGGGGTTGCAGCTTCTACACGCTCGGCAGCAGAGGCATACTCTACAGCATCCTCCTGCTTGCATGGTTTGTAAACGAGTGGCTGTTTATGGCAATAGTCGTGCTTACAACAGTCCTGTTTGCAAAGTACAGGGACTTCGTGCGTGATAGGAAGGAGTGCTGCATGTAA
- a CDS encoding 2-hydroxyacyl-CoA dehydratase subunit D, translated as MKSTIKKLNATSKMRELMLYYYLEGKQAEIVSWVTSGAPVEFLYAMDIYPAYPENHSALIGANKTAPEYCELAERNGYSQDLCSYARCDIGAVFAGTSPIGGLPKPNFLFACNNICNTVVKWYEVLGRIFKVPVFLLDVPFVRKELKESHVDYVESQLYDFVDFLEKISGREFDEKKFRKVLELSREGVERYKDVLYMGRNKPSPLTCFDAFLNMAPIVCLRGTEKPVEFYSEMKKELEERIKNEVYAVDDEKYRLLWDNIPVWYRLKWLSEFFIRNNACMVADTYTNAWTGFLSADSASKKDVMRSIAETYTKIYLNIGLDEMVETINRLIDLYDVDGVVIHSNRSCKPYSFGQYEIKKMLDVPAVIIEADMTDPRAFSEAQIESRLEAFLEIL; from the coding sequence ATGAAAAGCACGATCAAAAAGCTCAATGCAACATCAAAAATGAGGGAATTAATGCTTTACTATTATCTGGAGGGAAAGCAGGCTGAGATAGTTTCGTGGGTTACGAGCGGTGCTCCGGTGGAGTTTCTGTACGCCATGGACATCTATCCAGCCTATCCTGAAAACCATAGTGCATTGATTGGAGCGAACAAAACCGCTCCAGAGTACTGCGAACTTGCAGAGCGAAACGGTTACTCCCAGGACCTCTGCTCTTATGCAAGATGTGATATCGGTGCTGTGTTTGCTGGCACAAGTCCTATAGGTGGCCTGCCAAAGCCAAACTTCCTTTTCGCCTGCAACAACATCTGCAATACGGTTGTGAAGTGGTACGAGGTTCTGGGCAGAATCTTCAAGGTTCCAGTGTTTCTGCTGGATGTTCCATTCGTCAGGAAGGAACTCAAGGAAAGCCACGTAGATTATGTTGAATCCCAGCTCTACGATTTCGTGGATTTTCTTGAGAAAATCAGTGGCAGAGAGTTTGATGAGAAAAAGTTCAGAAAAGTTCTGGAGCTATCGAGGGAGGGTGTCGAAAGATATAAAGATGTCCTCTACATGGGCAGAAACAAACCCTCCCCGCTGACATGCTTCGATGCGTTCCTGAATATGGCTCCGATTGTCTGCCTGAGAGGAACAGAGAAGCCAGTAGAATTTTACTCGGAAATGAAAAAAGAGCTGGAGGAGAGAATTAAAAATGAGGTTTATGCTGTGGATGACGAGAAATACAGACTGCTGTGGGATAACATACCTGTGTGGTACAGGCTGAAATGGCTGTCTGAGTTTTTCATCAGGAATAACGCATGTATGGTCGCGGATACATACACAAACGCGTGGACTGGGTTTTTGAGTGCAGATAGTGCAAGCAAGAAGGATGTTATGAGAAGCATTGCAGAGACATACACGAAGATCTATCTTAACATCGGTTTGGATGAGATGGTCGAAACGATAAACAGGCTGATAGACCTCTACGATGTCGATGGAGTTGTTATACACAGCAACAGAAGCTGCAAACCGTACTCTTTCGGGCAGTATGAGATAAAGAAGATGCTCGATGTTCCTGCGGTGATAATAGAGGCTGATATGACAGACCCGAGAGCTTTTTCAGAAGCACAGATAGAGAGCAGGCTTGAGGCTTTTCTGGAGATTTTGTAG